CGAAAGAAGTAAATCTCGCTTTCGGTCACCGCCGACGCGTGACACTGAACTTGTTTAAATCTTCTTGACCAAAGCTTTTTATCAAACTCTTCCGTCGTAAAACGATTCGTAAATGTACATACACGTCGTCCCCCGGTACCTATCTCCGTCGGTCTGCCTATATATACACGTCATTCAAATAACGTTACGTCCCTTTTTATAATCtcattcatttaaaattcaaactcATTAAACGATAGCACAATAAACACTcactacatataatatatattctccgtAATCAAGAACGGCATATCTTCCAACAGCTACGTAGTATACGTGTATACGTTGTACAATGGGATGAGTACCATCTGCATTAGATAAAAACAATTTCGTAGACTGTATGCGGCTGTGGCACTGTGTGGCACTTCTGTAGGCATCAACAATCGTAGGCCCGTGGGCCTTTGAAATAAGAACCTCCGCACAAAAACTGACAATTAAGGAACTTCCGTGTTCCGTCCGCGTCCGTAAGCTTAAACTTCAGTCCACTTCAGTCGTTCAGTCACGGTGGTCACGCATAAAGAAATCCATATCCGTCAGGGTCGTGCCGTAGGACGTATGGTATTTTCCCACGTAACGGCGTAACGGATAACCACGTAACCAACTTGTAACCAATCACAAACAGAAAATGCGAAACGCTCTCTCTTCTGATTGGTTACGCGGAAAATACGTACCATGGGATGTCACCCTAGCCCTATTGTTGTTCATCGAGTGTACAGAACAGACTTTACAGACACAGACTATAGACTATAGACACCTATAGTTAGTGCCGACACTGCCGACTGCCGAGCCGAGTGTCAAGTGGTGTCAAGAGAATAGAATGTGTCGAGTCAGTCGAGTCTGACAAGAACATTGTCTTCTGTCTTCGTTTATGTCGCGTTAAATTTTCCAGCGAGGCTAAAACAAGTTATTCGTCACGTGTAATTTGTTAATCCTGGCCGTGTCGAGCCCGTCCGAGTATTGGGAATCGGTGTTGGTGCCACATAACCTACATGACAGAAGAAGAAGTCTATTGTACGTTGTAATGCCATATGAAGAAAATATCGCGTTAAAATGAAAACCGCATTGATGGTGGCTGAAAAACCTTCTTTGGCAGCATCCCTGGCCAATATATTGAGTAATGGACGATGTAGTACCAGAAAAGGTGCGTTGATAACTTGACGTGCTCCCGGgccttctctctttccctcctctataataataaattttttcttcgaaTGTCTCTAGGACTGAACGGCTCTTGTTCCGTTCACGAATGGGTAGGTCAATTTAGATCCGAGAccgtaaattttaaaatgaccTCTGTATGTGGACACGTCATGACATTGGACTTTATTGGAAAATACAACAACTGGGACAAAGTAGATCCGGtaagattaaattatgttgcattttttgttttttattatgtatagaataactgaattttttgtttatctatATCTCAGGCTGAATTGTTCTCCTGTTCAACTGAGAAAAAGGAAGCGGTACCAAAACTGAAAATACCATACTTTTTGGCCAAAGAAGGAGCGCCGTGTGATTATTTAGTATTATGGCTGGATTGCGACAAGGAAGgtgaaaatatttgctttgaaGTTATAAATGCAGTGCAGCAAGGAATGCACAGAAAATTACACATAAATGTGAGTTGCTTGTACACTAACATACTTGTAGATATTGAAGCTATtgattctttttgtttttctatGATGGCGTGCTGCGtatgatttaaatatgtttttattaaacagcTTTCTCTTTCCGATAGGATATATGGCGAGCACGATTCTCTGCCATTACggagaaagatataaaatctgCTTTGGCTAATCTGATAAAGCCCAATGAAAATGAAGCCAAAAGCGTTGATGCACGTCAGGAGTTAGATTTACGAATAGGCTGTGCATTTACCAGATatcaaactaaattttttcaagtatgGCACTACTGTCTTTGCATTGTATTCGCGTTATGAAATTTAACTATCAGGATATGAATAAGTTATTATACTTTCAGGGTAAATATGGAGATTTAGATGTATCTCTTATTTCTTATGGTCCGTGCCAAACGCCAACGTTAGGTTTCTGTGTACAGAGACACGACGAAATTCAAACCTTTAAGCCAGATCCATATTGGGTATTGCAAGTATGTATCTATATACGTGTGTTTTATCTCGAaatgcttatatattatataacattttgatTTGAGATTCtccattcttcttttttatttgtgattgTCTATAacgataatgttttttttttttattattattatttttaggtAACCGTCAAGTCTTCCGATGGTCAAGATATTGTATTAAGTTGGACGCGTGTACGTTCTTTTGACAAAGAAGTTGCAACCATGTTTTTAAGCCACGTTAAAGAACACGATCAAGCAACGTGAGTTGTGTTTTGCATATTTAAGAATCTTAGCACGTTGAAAAGATTAcagcatttaaattaaatttttgtatagcGTAGTGAGTGTGCAAAGCACAGAAAAATCCAAATCGCGACCTATAGCATTAAATACAGTAGAATTGATGCGAGTTGCAAGTTCTGGATTGGGAATGGGTCCACAACATGCTATGCAAATTGCGGAAAGACTCTATACTCAAGGATACATAAGTTATCCTCGAACGGAGACAACATCGTATTCTGAAAATGTTGATCTGCTGTAAGATTATTTCAGATAAACAGTTACACATGTATGATGCTCGCGTCATGCGGCACTTGATATTTATGGTTCAatcattttactttattcaagTTCAACGCTGAAGCAACAGCAGACGAGCCCAGACTGGGGCGAGGAAGTTCGCAAAATAATAGCGGCTGGAATCAATAGGCCAAAGAAAGGCCATGATGCAGGTGATCATCCGCCTATAACACCCATGAAACATGCAACCAGAAATGAACTCGATGGTGATTCGTGGAGATTGTACGATTATATAACGCGACATTTTATCGCTACGGTATGTttaatattgagatatttgtAAAACTTTAAAGCAAATCTTtacttgtattatatattttccctTTCTATTTTGAATCGTAGCTGGCGCGGGATTGTAAGTACTTGAGTACTACGGTAAAGTTCGAGATAGGCATGGAAATATTTACAGCTACTGGTCACAGCCTGTTAAGTCCTGGCTACACAAGTATTCTTACTTGGCAAGCACTTGGCGGTAGTGATACCCTGCCGAAATTTACATCCGACGAGAAAGTAAATATACAAGAGGTAAAAGATATTACgttgtatttatttactatcTCGATTTCTTTGGCCAACGACCGCGATGTACAGAATGTCTTGCTTCCTTATTACAGGCAAAATTAGTCGAATGTTACACACAGCCACCGGATTATTTAACAGAGGCAGAATTAATATCTCTTATGGAAAAACACGGCATTGGGACAGACGCTTCGATCCCTGTgcacataaataatatctgcATTAGAAATTACGTTACTGTCGCAGCGGGCAGAAAATTAATACCTACTTCTCTTGGTATCGTTTTGGTCCATGGATACCAGAAGGTATCTTTGGTTTTGATTGgtcaacatataataatatacaatgtcttttataaaatactaaatatgtatcccctttttttttttattagatagaTCCTGAATTAGTTTTACCCACAATGAGATCTGCAGTGGAAGAACAATTAAACCTAATAGCATTAGGTCGAGCTGATTTTCATGCAGTATTACAACATACCGtagaaattttcaaacaaaaattccattattttgtacaaagtATAGAAGCTATGGATCAGTTGTTCGAAGTTTCGTTTTCGCCGCTATCGGCATCGGGCAAAGCACACTCTAGGTATACGAATAGTCGAATAGTCTTATACTGGCAATGCATACTGATTGTGTTGATCTTTTgctaactttttatattttattatacatatgcatatataacttttatatagtGAACGCTCTACATATTTATTCGCTCTTTTTTCGATTTCTcatcatttatatgtatatgtgttacAGATGTGGCAAATGTCGTcgatatatgaaatacatacaAACAAAGCCATCTAGAATGCATTGCGCGCATTGTAACGAAACTTATAATTTACCACAAAATGGAAACATACGAatatacaaagaattaaagtgTCCATTGGACGACTTTGAATTACTTTCGTGGTCGACTGGTACACGAGGAAAAAGTTATACATTTTGTccatattgttataataatccACCGTTCAGGTATGTCACGAATATGGTACGtggattataatatatgtctatcgaagagagagagaactctaaatattctttttcaaatttagGGATATGAAAAAAGGAATGAGTGGTTGCACGTCATGCACGCATCCGACATGCCCGCACGGCATGAATTCAAATGGCTTATCCAGCTGTTTGGAATGCGATCTAGGTATTCTTGTACTGGATCCTTCGGCCGCACCCAAGTGGAAATTGGGATGTAATCGTTGCGACGTTATTATCCATCTATTTGAGAACGCGCATAAAGTGACAGTCGATACAGATACGTGTGCGTGTGGCGCACAATTAGTGACCGTCGAATACAAACAGGTAAGCAGAGACACGGTGCGCCGTGGCCGCGTTCATTCACATCTCGTTTGATTTCAGGATAAAAGTAAACTCCCCAACGAAGCGACCGAAATGTCCGGCTGTGTGTTTTGTACTCCAGCTTTCGCGGCGTTAGTGGAAAAACATCGTGCGGTAGCTTCGAAACCAGTCGTCACGCGTGGTCGAGGTCATGCCAAGAGTCGTAACCGAGGCAAACCTAAACCGCCAAAGGACAAAATGGCACAACTGGCAGCATAtttcgtataataaataatttaggcGTGCCGTGCATACTGTATAAAGCCATATACACGTTATACAGCCATATACAGTcgttctttttatatatcctttctaatataaataacgtcTCTATCGTCCTTGATCATTAACAGCATTAATAGCATTATGTGGCGCATAAAAGCGATAGCGGTAAAGATGATAACGCGTAACCATTGTCAGCGTTTCCATTAAATAATGAACTGTATACTTGTATCACGTACACCGTACACGCATCACGTTTTGTAGAACCGTGCGTTTTATTAAACAAACTTGACAAGTTCTGACGAAACGTCTTATCCTACGTCACGAATGGAATACGTAAAAATTCTCGGTACGATATTTCGCAcgcaagatttatttttaaatagtgaCACGCATGAGAGTAGAGAACGGTTTGACTCTCGATAGTCTCGATCCTCTGATTCTGCACGCCGAGATCTATCAAAAAGTGAAAAAGTGATAAATATAACACACAGTCGTGATGCTTGTTAAAAGAAGAGGTTAGGCGTTGGTGCACGTGCACGATGGGCGTGTGCAGGGCGCAGGCGTGTCGTCCACAGGTCCACACTTGACACGATCACGTTTCCAGTTCCTGAATATTGTTTACATTCTCTCCGTTATGGGTTTGTGTAATATCGAATGTGTAGAAAGAATAGCGCGATATCTCGATGTTTCTCCAGGAAAGCTGGAAGTTTCTGATAAAAACGTAAGCTCGTACGTTGGCGTCACGCGTCAATGGAGATGACGCGTGTgcatgtgtaaaatatataagttaacTGCAAATGTTGAACGACGAGAGAATATTCCCTCGGCCCTCGCTAAATGTTACCGACGCAACATTCGACGACGATGGAACATAATAGACACGTGTGATTATAACGTAACGTCGCCATATATCGCAAATGATTGTTTCAGGTAGTATTCAGTCCAGAATATGAAAAGACGTTGCCACCCACTCAAGGCTTCAGCACTATTGTGCAAGCGCTTGTAAGGAGTTCAAAATGCTCCGATATACTTGGCTGTGTTGACACGGAGAAAGAAGCACAAGCCGTGATACATCAGTGGTTAGAGTATATTGTAATCTGTGTCAATCATGCGGCGGTTCCTGTCAATGccaaaagaatattaaatgtaagtATATTCCctatagaaaaatggaaaacatAATATCGATGACACAATGTCTTTTGATTATTAGGAATTGAATGCGGTATTAAAAGATGTACCATATATAACTGGTACAAAGAAGACTGTCGCGGACATTGCATTGTATTACGTTCTACATTCTATAATGGTAATAGCACTACCACTAATAGCCCCAATAGGGCATTCTCATTCACGTCTCATATTTCCCTGTCcttgttttgttttgttacAGAAAGACGTAAACTATCAGCAGAAGGCACAATATATTCACGTGTCGCGATGGTTCGACAATATCCAACAAGAAGAGAAGTTGAGACGAGAACTggatttaatatcttttaatttattacatctaTTTCTGTAATCGAGATGTAatgttttgaatatattttttagtatctGCGAGATATAGCGATTAACGTGATTTACGTATTACTTAATCTAGTAGttatcgttattaaaattatgtatacatcACGTATTGGTACCCCGCGATTTAGCAAACGATGcttaacttttctttttgtttatatatgtataaattctcCTAAAAATGGTCTTACCGGCAATCAATAACGTACTGTCGGTATCGATGACCATTAGTGTCTTGCAACTTGCAACGATACCGGATAGATGGCGCCCGTATGCAGATATTTTTTCGCTGTAAACTGTAACTAGTAACTGTTGGTAACTGTGCGTCTGCTGTGTCGTCTGTGACAGCTTGTGAAGAGTGGTATGGCTGATGGTGGCTGATGGCTGGGCAGTGGGCAGTGGGCAGTGGGCAGGCTGGGTATGGCTATATCGTTTCCAACTCCAACGAGTCCAACGCGTGCTTGACACGCGGCATGCGGCATGCGACATGGCCTTTCTCAATGAATTTTACTACACGTATACGTGGCCGTACAAGTGTTTCACGTAGTAGAGGAGACAACGATGATATTGACTGATGTTGACAGACTTCAGGCAGCTCAAGGCTCAAGCCCAGGCTCTCACTCCCACGCTAATGTCGCGATTGTTTGGTGACTGGTTTAGTGAGTAGGAAGTAGTGACTAGTGAGTAccgtcggcgcggcgcggcgcggcgtcgcgtaTAGATTGCGACGTGCGAGAGATGCACGGTGCACGGTGCACGGTGACATGACAGTCACCCATGAGAGATGTCAAGTGTTCACGATTATTGTGCCTGATAACGCGTGCGCGAGCACACGGCACAATGTTCTTGGCTTTGTCGCATAGCGGAGGATCGTAACTGTAACTGCCTGCAGTCGTTCGCCTTCGGCCCATTTTGGCCTACGTTTAGCCTAATACAGCGAAAGCTGTCTTCTTGATCCTCACAACGGTATCCTCAGGATCCTCACATAGACGACTAATAGCCGCACGTAGCGAGATGGCGGACGATTCGAGCGTACGCGTTGCCGTGCggtaagtaaataatacatttatataaaactgaaaTCGCTCTCGGGCTCTCGGACTCTCGGCCGCGACACTCGAGACAGTTGAGACACGCCGGTGTCGGCCCGGTCGTGAGGGCTGATCCGCTGATGAAAGACGCTTGAGCGCCGAATGAGTGGATACTGGATCGTCTGGATCGTCTGGATCACTGGATCAGACGACAGTCTGCGACCCCGCGCGCATTCGAACACGCGCATTTCTCTAAACAGTTTCTCTAAATTCACGAGACAATGCGGAATCGGAATgttggaaataataaaaagacacGTTGCCGTTGCAAATTCTCACGCTGATAGATACAAGATATGCTGCCCTTTATAACTTGTCACGCTATGCCTTCGATCTCCAATGTGTGCTTACTCCTTACGTCTTATGTCAAAACAAGGTTGACGTAAGACGTAAGGAATACCGCCGTGCCGGTGGAGAGTataggtataataataaaaggtgCGTACGCGAATATTGAATTTGAGTTTCCTCGTTCATTACGAGGGCGGAGGGTCATGGAACGCGCGCGagataagaaaaaagagattCGACTTTTTTCGCGTACGTTTTACATTACGCCAGAAGAAACTTGACTCGCGAGTCTCGAGCCTCGAGCCTCGAGCATGTCCTTTTATGACACAAGCGCGTAGGCCGTAGGCTTACGTACCGTTCGCTTAAGATACGCTGATACGCACGCCGCCGGTGCGGTGTTGCGTCCACCTCCGAGAGTTCCGAGAGTTGGAGATGCGAGCAACCTTCATCAACATCATCGACGATATTGAGTCGTCGACTTTCAAACAGGATTtcaaatatgatatatgtCATTAACTCATTACGATATGTCATTTATTCAAAAGCGCTTGTTCCTTATcgttttttaatcgttttttaaCGCGTGTGGTTGTCTGTTGCAGAATAAGGCCTCAAGTAGCTCGCGAAGTAATCGACATGTGCAGGATTTGTACTCAGGTACCTCAAGGGGAGCCGCAAGTTTTTCTCGGACCTGACAAGGCCTTTACGTACGACTACGTGTTCGATACTCCGGTGAATCAAAGCGCGATTTACGAAACATGCGTGAGCCGTCTCGTGGAAGGCGCGCTGGACGGCTACAACGCGACGGTTCTTGCCTACGGGCAAACCGGCTCCGGTAAAACTTACACTATGGGCACCGGTTTTGACGTAGAGGTCGACGAGACTATCGTCGGGATCATACCTAGAGCTATTAGACATCTTTTCGATGGAATAGCGGATAAACAGCAGCGCGCGAGGGAACGGGTGCAAATGCCTCCGGAGTTTAAGGTCCGTTTAGCAACTTTAGAATACCTACTCTCTTTAATTTAGATGACACACAAGCTTTCTCAATGACGATGCGTTCCTTGTCACCAGGTTACAGCACAATTCTTGGAATTATATAATGAAGATTTGAAAGATTTGTTGGAGCCAGGAGGACCGAGGGGTGGTGCGCGTATTCACGAGGATACAATGGGTAACATACATCTGGCTGGCGTAGAGCCGCGCGTCGTCACCAGCCCCGAACAAGCCTTAGAGTATCTTCGCGTGGGCGCGTTATCGCGCACGACCGGATCTACGCAAATGAACACGCAGTCCTCCAGATCGCACGCGATATTTACGTTGTACGTCAAACAGCAAAGATGCATCAAAGTCGAAGATCCTGACGCGGATGTCGACACGAGTGGTGTCGACGTAGCGAATGAATTTGAAACGTTAACCGCCAAGTTTCACTTTGTCGATTTGGCCGGTTCCGAGAGATTAAAGAGAACGGGCGCTACCGGTGACAGAGCGAAGGAAggcatttctataaattgtGGATTGGTAAGGGTAGATTTTTTCGAGGAACGCACTTAAATAAGAATGCGTGTGTCTATATCGTGACCCTGTATCTTTTTCCATAGTTGGCCCTGGGTAACGTCATTTCTGCTCTCGGTGATAAAACAAAGAAAGCCTTGCACATACCGTACAGAGACTCAAAGTTAACCAGATTACTTCAAGATTCTCTCGGAGGTAAAACGTCtctatatcgtatatataagtatagtTTAACAAAGAGCAAAGTGCTTCCGAGTATGTACGAGGCGTTAAGATTTTATCATAttctattttacaatattccATCACGTACATGTACATTGCAGGAAATAGTCAAACGGTTATGATAGCGTGTGTATCGCCGAGCGACAGAGATTTTATGGAAACTCTGAGTACGTTAAAATACGCGAATCGAGcgagaaatataaagaataaagttaCCATTAACCAGGACAAGAGCTCGAGAACGATCGCTTCGCTACGACGAGAGATTCAACAGCTTCACGTGGAATTGATGGAATATAGGCAAGGTATGTTCGAAACTTGTCCCAGTTACCTATCCCATCTTAAGCTTCCTGTCTCT
The window above is part of the Temnothorax longispinosus isolate EJ_2023e chromosome 8, Tlon_JGU_v1, whole genome shotgun sequence genome. Proteins encoded here:
- the Top3beta gene encoding DNA topoisomerase 3-beta-1 isoform X1, coding for MKTALMVAEKPSLAASLANILSNGRCSTRKGLNGSCSVHEWVGQFRSETVNFKMTSVCGHVMTLDFIGKYNNWDKVDPAELFSCSTEKKEAVPKLKIPYFLAKEGAPCDYLVLWLDCDKEGENICFEVINAVQQGMHRKLHINDIWRARFSAITEKDIKSALANLIKPNENEAKSVDARQELDLRIGCAFTRYQTKFFQGKYGDLDVSLISYGPCQTPTLGFCVQRHDEIQTFKPDPYWVLQVTVKSSDGQDIVLSWTRVRSFDKEVATMFLSHVKEHDQATVVSVQSTEKSKSRPIALNTVELMRVASSGLGMGPQHAMQIAERLYTQGYISYPRTETTSYSENVDLLSTLKQQQTSPDWGEEVRKIIAAGINRPKKGHDAGDHPPITPMKHATRNELDGDSWRLYDYITRHFIATLARDCKYLSTTVKFEIGMEIFTATGHSLLSPGYTSILTWQALGGSDTLPKFTSDEKVNIQEAKLVECYTQPPDYLTEAELISLMEKHGIGTDASIPVHINNICIRNYVTVAAGRKLIPTSLGIVLVHGYQKIDPELVLPTMRSAVEEQLNLIALGRADFHAVLQHTVEIFKQKFHYFVQSIEAMDQLFEVSFSPLSASGKAHSRCGKCRRYMKYIQTKPSRMHCAHCNETYNLPQNGNIRIYKELKCPLDDFELLSWSTGTRGKSYTFCPYCYNNPPFRDMKKGMSGCTSCTHPTCPHGMNSNGLSSCLECDLGILVLDPSAAPKWKLGCNRCDVIIHLFENAHKVTVDTDTCACGAQLVTVEYKQDKSKLPNEATEMSGCVFCTPAFAALVEKHRAVASKPVVTRGRGHAKSRNRGKPKPPKDKMAQLAAYFV
- the Top3beta gene encoding DNA topoisomerase 3-beta-1 isoform X2, which encodes MKTALMVAEKPSLAASLANILSNGRCSTRKGLNGSCSVHEWVGQFRSETVNFKMTSVCGHVMTLDFIGKYNNWDKVDPAELFSCSTEKKEAVPKLKIPYFLAKEGAPCDYLVLWLDCDKEGENICFEVINAVQQGMHRKLHINDIWRARFSAITEKDIKSALANLIKPNENEAKSVDARQELDLRIGCAFTRYQTKFFQGKYGDLDVSLISYGPCQTPTLGFCVQRHDEIQTFKPDPYWVLQVTVKSSDGQDIVLSWTRVRSFDKEVATMFLSHVKEHDQATVVSVQSTEKSKSRPIALNTVELMRVASSGLGMGPQHAMQIAERLYTQGYISYPRTETTSYSENVDLLSTLKQQQTSPDWGEEVRKIIAAGINRPKKGHDAGDHPPITPMKHATRNELDGDSWRLYDYITRHFIATLARDCKYLSTTVKFEIGMEIFTATGHSLLSPGYTSILTWQALGGSDTLPKFTSDEKVNIQEAKLVECYTQPPDYLTEAELISLMEKHGIGTDASIPVHINNICIRNYVTVAAGRKLIPTSLGIVLVHGYQKIDPELVLPTMRSAVEEQLNLIALGRADFHAVLQHTVEIFKQKFHYFVQSIEAMDQLFEVSFSPLSASGKAHSRCGKCRRYMKYIQTKPSRMHCAHCNETYNLPQNGNIRIYKELKCPLDDFELLSWSTGTRGKSYTFCPYCYNNPPFRYVTNMGYEKRNEWLHVMHASDMPARHEFKWLIQLFGMRSRYSCTGSFGRTQVEIGM
- the Aimp3 gene encoding eukaryotic translation elongation factor 1 epsilon-1, with the translated sequence MGLCNIECVERIARYLDVSPGKLEVSDKNVVFSPEYEKTLPPTQGFSTIVQALVRSSKCSDILGCVDTEKEAQAVIHQWLEYIVICVNHAAVPVNAKRILNELNAVLKDVPYITGTKKTVADIALYYVLHSIMKDVNYQQKAQYIHVSRWFDNIQQEEKLRRELDLISFNLLHLFL